A window of Podarcis muralis chromosome 10, rPodMur119.hap1.1, whole genome shotgun sequence genomic DNA:
ctttttttttttaatgaaaactaTTTACTAAAACATTAGGGCAAATAATTTACAAGGTACACAAAAAAATTAGGTCATGCAGAGATTTCTTACACCTTCTGTTAATACTTTATGATTGCAGCTTTATCAAATTATATACCTGCTTGCCCTGTACATATACAAAATAAAGTGTACATGGTAATCAAACGTTAGCAAAAAAGTCCATAAACTCAATTTGTCAAAAGTTTCACCATATTAACATGTCTATAAACAGTGTGTAACAGGTTAAAAGACATTAAGGCAATAATACTTGAAGTAACAAAATAAACCATATGTAATACTTTCTCCTAAATGTAGTAAGGCAGATTGATGGCCCCAGCAAAGTTAGATTACAATACTAGAAAACACTCTTGTGAATGCTTAATGTTTGTGTGGATGTATAGAAGAGTGTACCATTGTGTAGTTGCATGTACACTGTGTTAgtcccaaaaaataaaaagtggaatACTATTTATTGATCGAGTTCAGTGGCACTTGGAATATTCCAGTATAATTTAAAAATGTCCATTTGTTCTTGCATCATGTCCATTCTGAAGGTGGTTCTCTCGGTCCTCTTGGTTTTCCACAACGGTTACCAAAAcctaaaaaagggaaaggggaaaagaactGTGATAAGTTGAAAAAAAGGAATGTAGCAAAAGAAAAGACATATTACTAATGAAAAGCCAATATAGGAAAACATATAAAAGATAGGACTCTGCTGTTTTGAAACAAGTTCTCAATCTAAGGGGCTATTCTTCAAGTGTTCATTATGCTTCAAGCACCTCGCCCAAAAGAGCCAAAGAAATGGGAAAAGGACAAAACAAGCAGGCATGTTCATAAAGCAACTATCACAACCCGTGGGAATAATAAATTGTAAAAATTAAGAGTCTGAAATACTTCTTACATGCTCAGCTTACTCACAAACTGAAGCAATTTTCACAATTACTGACTGCATTTAAAGTAATCTTTCCTGCTGAACCTCATCCAGATTAATGGTGCTAAATTAGGCCCATATATCTTAGACCTTGTGTAACATTTTAGTGTCACTAGCCTAACAAAGTTTTATCCTAGTTTGACATCTCAACTATGTGCTGCAATTTCCACAATTATTGCTGCTTATCCACAATGAATTAAACCTTTAGCTGTTACAAAAGAGATTTTGTGGCTACCAAGAAATAAACTGTTTCCTCCTGATACATTAACCATTGGTCAAATCATGTACATCATGTATTTTCAAAAGCCACCCTACAAGAGTTATGTACAGATCAATGAAAAGCCACCATTTACCAATTTCTGTAGTCTCAACTGGAACTTCTGGTGTTGGACCTCTTTTAGTAACAGGACTggaaagaggaagctgaggtATAGTATCAATCTGTGATTTGTCTGCTATCTCAGGATGAtctggggaggaaaaagaaattcACTGACGCATAACCATATTTGCAATTCTAAGTATTCAGttataaaaaataatttgttAATATCCAGTTTTGTCCTAAGTATGGGTTAGAGTGTTTCCAAAGGCCTAGTATTATAACACTAAAAACAACTTTGTAGATATTGCCTTGATAACTGAAATAATTTGTTCCTTAAAGTTACATCCATGTTAAAAGGCATAATTCTGGCTTCAAGACTAGCACGTCAAAGTCTCACACGttggaagacaaataaaaaaatattctgagtaATGCAAGGAAGGGTGTCTCATTTTCTGCAATGGCATGTTTAAGTGGAGCTATCAATATTGTGATGTAATTTATATGCTGGATTGCCTTGTCCATTTGTGAGCTGCATTGTAATGGCGATTGGCTACAAACAATAAAAACCTGACTGATTGCGATGAAATGGGAAGCAGTTGCACTGAGAGGGATTGTGCACATGAAGCTTCTAGATCAAGGCATTCATCTGTCAAAGCCTCATTACTTGGAacagaatttttttcagaatactGGCATCCTACTTCAGGAACTGTTAATTAACCAGTGTTTGGTCAGAAGCTACTCTCCTGTATTCTGACCTAGCTTAAACAACCTTCACAAGGACAGCTGCTATTTATAAACAAAAATACTGGTCAAGAGGTGAATGAGTATGAAAACCTGTTCTGCTCACACACAGGATTATTCAGCTCCCCCTTTCAAGCAACAGTCCCCTTACATCCAGTCTCAGAGCAGCAGCCCCATAAGGCCTAAGATGTTACAATCAGAATgctattttgctttccccatacatAAGTGGAATGACTTTCTAGATGCATCTAGGGTGAGAGAAATCCACCTATTGCAGCCAAGTAGCAGCATATTTCAGTAGCTCAGCATCTCATTTCATTAACAAAACATCCCGTCCCTTTTAAAGTTAAAAAATGAATTGCTTACCAGGCTGTGTAGTCGCCATTTTCAATCCCTGTTaacaataaaatgtttttaagTTGGTTCAAAAGTATTTTACTGATTcagataatgatttttttaaaaaaatcacattctcTAATATTTCCATTCACACATAAAATGCCTAGATGAAAAAAGAGAACATAGCTCCTACAACTTTAACAGTTGTATGAAAAGGAAAGTTCCTTTTATGCATATATTAAAGATTCAGGAATGCTGGCTACTTTTTCACCTGGCCATCATATTCATATGCTAGATGCCTATGTTCAATTGGAAgtatcaacttttaaaaaatgtttctgcaCAATGAAATCCTGAGAAAAGTAAAGGCTGATCATTCTTTTGGCATTTCTGCCACTGCAACCATAGGCAGTTTCAAAAGAGTGGTGTTCTTCAGATGCCAGTAAGTCTATATACCACACAAAGAAGCGTGGCATATGACGAAAGCTACTGGAGTTCCAACTCCAGCAGCTACAACCAGCATTTCCATCAGTCAGGGATGACAGTATCTGGCATTCAATAGAAACTGGAGGACCAGTTCCCAACCTTGTCATTgatatataagtgtgtgtgtgagagagagtattttacacacaaacatgcacaatGAAGCTCTGATTTAATACTTCATTAttcttagggatttgttcaagttttaaagtaaaaaaaacaagGTAGCAACTGTTTATGGCTTAACCCACACATCCCTATTTATCACAGCTTCCCCTCTCTTTCAACATACTCTAGGGGCTTAAATTACAATATAGTATGATAACTCCATGGAAAACATTCAACCCATAATGACATTTTctgctaaaaataaaacaagacaaCCATACATGCCAGAGtttccacatgcacacacagtaaAATATCAGTTGCTTTCCTAAAGAGGTTGCACAGAAAATCTTCCACGCTGGGCTCAGGTGACCCTTCTGGTTAGCAAATTCTAAATATGGGGGAAGACAAGaaactcccaccccaccctccacgcTAATCTTACTTTCTTCCTAAATAGTACCCCCAGCAGAAGCTCTAGAGTGCAGCTGATGTACTGAGACCTATTAGGTTTACATGGGAGGCAGCTATTCCTTCAGTGGGCTAAACTTCTTAAGCTAGCACAAACAATTTGGATGAGGGGAGGGTAAAGATTTTATGAAATCATTTGGATTGAAATCAAAAGTCAAGTGATACTTTGGGGAGCTACCAGAAAAAGGAGTAAACAAGCAGACACTTATTTTGCCCTCAAAGGGTGTATCCCAGGGACTGGGAACCACTTTCAGTCAGAGGGCCAGAACCAAAGGTAGCCTCCAGGGACCACCCTGTTATCAAGTATGGGAAAGAAGCCATTGGAAAACACTGCTTAAATTGTGCTCCCAGTTGTCCCTTTGTGACCTGGTGCCAAATGCAAGCTGTGATCCTTTCAGACAAGAATTGGATATACTCTGGAGCTCCTAGTTGGAGCTTATGGTCATTCCTTTGCACCCACAGTTTATCCATCTCATTCCTGATATCATAGGATGTCGGGTGAGTGACAGCTGGGCATGGCCTGCCCAAAGCAACCTCAATGGAGAAATGGGGAGACCCCGTAGGGCTAATTAGGCCTGGAGACCAGAAGCTGCACATGGCTGTTGTACATCCCTGAAGCATATTCCCAAAGCTAATATCCCATACTTACTGTACATTTTGGTTGATCAGAAGGTTTCTGGTCTTGCGAGAAACTCCACTCAGCAGATCGTGGAAGGATAACAGCTTTGGGGGAAGTTGTGACTATGAAAaccaattttaaaatacattattcAGTAGACATGCTGATgtacaaattcaataaaacaataaaagcttaACGGTTAAGCAAGATTGGTagttacagtatttttaaaatacacaacATTACAATATGGGGATTGAAAATGGTAGTCAGTGAATTTTTCtcagtaaacccactgaaattaaattcagtgggtctaccaAGTAAAAATTAGTTAAATAGCCCCTTGTATATTGATGTTTCCCAATctagccttcccaaagccagtaaCTGACTAAAAGGGAGAATAATACAGCTGTAGGAGCACAGTCCTATATAAACACAGCACTATGTTGGGTGCATGTATCTTTCTATGCAACgcagcagccagaaaccttttacCATAGGTAACCAGGGTAAGTGGAAGCCCACTATATAAGCCAAAACAATAATGCAGCAAACTAAAATTACCTGAACATCTATTTGTTTGTCACTACATGCATTATCCAGCTTCTGGTTACCTCAATATCTATCGCTATTTGGCCAAAGTGCTCCTTTAATGCACAAGTCTGATTCATGACTTGTGAAACCAACACAGTACAATGAAACTCACTCTGCTCACTTGCAAGCACAAGAGATTCTGGAGTTCTTTCTGgtaaaggaggagaagaagggtcTTCAGAAACACCAGCATCTAAAGTCACCAAAAATTGAAAACGCCTTAACACTTAAACAGATACATTATGTAAAAGAGTGCCTGGGACAAAAGAAAATATCAAATCATTTGTAATAAAGGTTTTAACTGAATATACTTTTCACAGTCGGGCATAGCCCTGCTGGCTTTGTACAAGTGTGTTTTGTACAATAACCACAAAATGGCTGGCTGCCCACAATGTATTTAGATGCCTTGTCTGATGTATTAATTCACTTGGCAAGATGCCTGTAGTAGGCGGAAGCCATGGAACTGCAGCAACAGATTAATGCTTTTTCATTAAGATGACAGGATGCAGACCTTTAACCAAGCTAACCATTAGATTAAAATGGATCCAGCCTTTCTACTTTCCCAGGAAAGCCATGTAAGTAATGGCAACTGAAATTCTttcatgctgcaatcctatacatactaaTCTGGGAGCACATCCTATTTAACTCAACGTGACAGACTTCTAAATGGACATACAATAGAGTTGTGCTGTCAAGGCATTAAAACAAGCAGTTTACAGAGTTTGGCTGACAATGCCTATGTTACAGCAGCAGGTAGGGTCAAAATATTATACTTCTGGTTTCAAGCTGCATATTACAGCTAGAAGTTGTATTAATATAAAGTTACAAGGAAACACTGCCCAAGTAGAGGAGGGAAGACCCATTGAGGCTAACGGGACTACTAAAAAGTCAGATTTGCACAGCAATGAAAGACGCATTTAGGATGTTCAATCGACTTTCTGAAGAATTTTTGCTGAACAGACTGGACAGATTCAATCACCATTGTATTATTTCACAGACAATGAATATGTCATGTAGACAATTCCTTTCAAACGTGGAATAGACTTTCAGACTTAATCCTGGAGTAAATGTGAGAAGTTCTTTTTTCAGATGTGTTGATGTCTTCAAATTTTGAAACAATTGTGAACAAAATTAACCAGGTATGATAATCTGAAAGCAGAAGCTGTGGGGCTGCACATCTACAGCACCTGAAGGAGATAACTCACTAAGAACCTGTGCATAAGCAGTAGAAGAAGAGCTGTTCTCTATTATTTTACTTCCCTTTACACTTCTCACCTGTTATAACAGAGCATAAATGCTTGACACTTTGCTTCTAAGGCAACCAGACCTGTAGAATATAgctgtgatctaccacagacatccagtgatctaccagtagatcacaagcTATCTGTTGGATGTGCCTGATCTGGGTTAAACAGGTTAATGTGGTTTACAAGTGGATTTGTAATTGTTGACAAGACTTGGCAAAAGAGTAAACATCTACTGGTTTATAGAACAAGTCATAGTCCATAATACAACGCAGAGGCAGCATTAACGTGCCACAATAAACTAGGGTAGCGGGCTCAGTGTGACATTGCAGGGATAGCAACCCACACCTAACTTTCCTGTACCTCTGATATACAGTGTCAGGCACAGGAACCTATGGGAAGGAACCCTATGAAACACTTTCCCACACCTGGCAAGGAGCGAGCAAGGTGACTGGGTGCAAAGCCACAACAGGTGAGCCAGAATCTAGCTGAGTTACGGTAGCCAGCAAGACAGCTGGGCACACTAGACCTGTCAGTACCAAAGCTAGGCAGTTCACACGCACTGTCCCTTCCCCTGTGCACAACAGCTACACCAGTTCATGGAGTAAAAGAATGTCAGTaaagcttcttggaagaaagtaAATGAAAGCTGGTTGGATTTCTAGAGAGTAGGAAGAAGGTATGTTGCTCCTTCCCACTTCTCGGAAGCATCCCTGTACAGGGCAAGTAGGGGAGTTATTCACCTCCCCACCCACCTTCAGGATTCTAGAAGACATTAAGGGACTTGGAGTGGCCAATTCCATTTCTCTACTTCAATCCtccccatcccatcccacccTCAACATTCTGTGCTCAGCAATCCTAAACATCCAAAAATCTTGGAAGTCACCAGACAACAGGACCCACGTTGCAAcaattttttaatgctttttaaaaaagaggaagctACCTTGTACCACTGGCTCAACTAGCTCAGTACTATCtaaatgactggcagcagctctcctgggtttcagaatGAAGTATTCTCAGCCCTATCTAGAGATACTGGGAAATGAACCCAGTAAGTTCTGCATGCAATCCAGTTTACACCTGCGAATCTCCAGCTCCAAATGTGAGCCTTTTAGCACAAGTAACAGTTTCAGGAGAGGGAACAGTTTCTCCTCCTGAAAACCCAGTCCCAGCATTTAAAGCCCAGGGCTCATACTCCAGAGCCCTGAAGGAGAGCATACCTTACATTTTGGTGTGGGTTCCAACTTGTTCCTTCTACTATTAAACCCAGGCAATTCCACACCTATTCGGGTGGAGCTATTTCCACATACCAGTAAAGTATTAATTCTTTtaattagaaaaacaacaacagtccaaCTGCTTTCAAAGAAAACGTTAAATGCATACactgaaatgaaaggaaggaaagtgGGAGCAGGAAAGATTTATTTAAACCCCAAACATTTTATAGTATCTCTCCTAAAGGTGGGTATAAAGCTCAGAGCAGATGCATGTGCATGCGCAACAAAAGAGATAAAGCGCAAACACTCTTTCTACAAATACCTTAATTAGAAGAATGAAGGAAACACCACCCAAGTATCTAGACAACTACTGGGCAAAACAACTAGACCCAACAGAGATATAACAAATGTGTGTTTGGCTTGCTAATGCATTGTGTGCATCTGAAACACAAACTATAGAAACAACAACACTGGACACCGATAAAATTGGAAAGACCCATGAGGTGGCCCCATTCACATGGAGCCCCCAGCCCCATGGCATCTGATCTTAGATAAGCAGTTCCCACATGGCAGTGGCTGCATTTGAAGGACACCTGTGTGGAAACACTAAGGACAACAGGAGATGACTGGTTACTTCCCGGACAAATTGCCAAAAAAAACCTGTTTccttttccattaaaaaacatGCACTACTGAAGCTAAACAGCACCTTCAATCAGAAACACACAGGGGAAAAGCATGTTACCGTAATCTAAAGCAGCAGTTTGACTGCTTTTCTGGACTCTGAGATTTCACACACAAAATCTGTATGTTTCAAACCTTAGTAAGTGCTTCGGAATTGGAGAAGTGAGGTGCACACCAAGAGATCACTCCCTGTCACAAATGGAGAAGGTGTATTAAGGAGGACAGATTTTTCCTTTCCCACTCTCAGGAACACAACACATACATCTTGGAAAGGGAATTGTGTTTGAAGTGTTAACCTCCTCCATGCTATTTGGAGAGATTTCAGGAAAAGGAGGACCTCTAAAAAACCTCCACCCTCCCATTCTTTTAGCACAGTAAATTGAGGCTTCAAGAGGGCAGAAAAAGGtgtccttttccctcttccccctcctgaAACCTCTCCCAGCTTTGCAAGCCCTAAACAATTCTATAAAACTTCTGTGGTAACTGGTGCCTGGAAAAAGAACACTGCAACCTTTGGTTACGGTTTCCTGCCAACCCCTCTAATAACTATTTTAAATGGATCAATGCCTATCAGTTTGGCTAACACAGCTGCCCAAAGATAGGTTAGTGGTTTAGACTCGGGGGATTTACAATGTACTCATAAGtctattgtgttttttaaaaaaatcagccctaCAAGGATCCTAGGTGTTTGTTACCCACGCAGGAGAGCTGGTTGCTTAAAGCTAACAGAATTGGAAGCTGTGACTCACAGTCACTGCCCCCTCCCCGACTAAAGAGCCTCTGAATGACAGCAGCTGTTCCCTACTACCAAGGCTGATGTTTCCAAGGCCAACCTGAACAAATTAATGGCCAGTCCTACTCCACTTCATGTTGGCTCTTGTTTATGAAAACTTCCATGTACCAGCTTTCACATAAACTTCTAATTTCACTTCTCCCCCTTCAGCCCCTGCCCCTAGCACCCCTGTCACACTTCAGATCAGATTTTTGGGAGCATATAGGGGGCCCAAAAACAAGGATTGCTTGCTCACACTATTAAAACCTACtaacagaataaataaaatagcagcaaACATTAGGTCAAAGCGAACATATCAAGTTATTATGGTCAACTTGTATAGATACCCAGCAAAGATCtgagaaaataaatgtttttagctgttaCCAAAATGTGATGAGTGTTGGCACCTACCTTCATAATATGCACAACCCCTTAGTTTTCTAAGTTGGATCCAAAGGTTGCAGAAGGATCTTTTTTAGCTGCCAGCCAATTCGAGCTGCAACCCCAACACCTACTCTAGAaagttggggaacactgctgaaCAGTGTGGTCTGTGATGGACTCACTGAAAAGCACATGGATTCAGTATGTGCAAGTGAAAATGTGCTTGTGCAAGGCACCTCAGTCCAATTTTGCACTCCCACATCACAGCTGATGTTGTTCaggaagggatgggggaaatCCTTGCACACGGAAACTTTCCCTTTCACAAGCTTAGGATCCAACTCTACAAATTTAGTATTTCTAATATGGATAGCATCTAGTAAAGCTTACCTTTATCAGCTATGATTGAGGCATCCTGTCTTGCAATGGACATGGGCAATACTTTTCTAGCAGAAACGTTTTCTGTGCCAGCAGCCACAGAAACCGTGGCACTTGCAGTTGAAACATTAGACATGCTTTGTGTCATAGACACATCAGAGTTTCTTTCATCTGTATCAGAATCATCAGAATGCAGAGGATTTGTAAAACAAAGGGGTACTCTAACTGGAAGCATGCCACTGTGATAATGATCCGCTGATTCACTGGAAGGAGCATCTATTTGAGATGGTGAGTTCGATACTACAGACAGATTTTTAATCCCGTGACAtaaaacagctggagatgtgTCCTCTGGTGTTGATGTTGGCTGTACATTTTTTGTCCCTTGCAACGACCACATAGCATGTCCCTTCTCTTTGAGAGGCAAACAGTCTGGTCTTTGCAGAGGATCAGAACCTACCAGACCCTGATGGCCTTCAGGCGAGGATGTTACAGCTTTATTCAGTGGCTGCATATTGCATTCTATGCAAGAGTTTTGGAAGGTATCGGTAGGAGCATCTCCTGAGCCTTGTTCCTGTAGTTTAGATGTCTTGTCCACCGCACAAGATGAGCCAGTTTTAATTTTGATTGCATGTCCCCTATTCAAGAGGGTGTTCCCATCAAAGCTCCTTGGCCCCTCTTGAAGAGGtacctttttaatttcaaaacTCAAGTTGCGCTCAAGCTTTTTCTCTACACGTTCAGAGACTTCATTCTTCCCTGGGTGCTCTTCTGACTTATTGTAGTTTTCATTGAGGTCTGTTGGGTGCTCTGAAGAAACCATGTGCAGAACAGGCTTTGGATGGTATCTATCATTGTCCTGCCAAACAGTTGTTACTGTTGGATAAGCTGAAGGAGGTGATGGTGTTAAAATGGGTGGTACTGGATGAGGCTCTGGAGGCTGCAGAATTTCTTCTTTTACATCTCCTTCTACAAGGCAGCTAAAGAGAATAATTGTGTAAGTACTCCATAATTAAGGATCATGTACATTTATTATATAAGCTACCTATTCAGAATATGAACTTTAAAAACCCTTTCTCAGAATTACGTTCACAATAAAAAATAGGCACATTTTATCCAAAATAGTTAGAACGTCAAAATCCACAAAATAGGAACCAAATGCTATAGTTTTGTAATAATCCCAGGaaacagaactttcttcaaacacCCTTAACTTTTACATCCAATGTTTGAATAAAGGTCAACCCAGAAACACATTAAATATCAAGAAAGCATTCAACACATGAAGAAAAGGTGGTGTCATGCTGTTATTGCCTATTTGGGCAACCACCAGAACCTACTATTTATTGCTTAAAATCTACAATAAAGCATGCGATTATCAGCAGTCTGCAGGAAAGCCATGCCCCCTTGTGGCAAAATTTGAAATACATGTGTTGGAGGGGCAGGGGTATAATGCTTACTGCAGCAAAGCATGACGACTGCACCAGCTTCTATTAAGTTTGACAGAACATTTGAATGCCTTCCTGATTATGACATTCCTGATATGATGGTATAACCCCTCTATTATACATATAAGATGGGACACAAGCAGTCTATGGGAAAGCCCATAGTTGAAATAATGTATAGGGAAGACTATCCTTGGATTAACTGCCTGATTCGTGCAACCTTGTTTTGATTAGACTGCTGAAGTCTGAATTAGGCCACAGTTATATAATTTTCCAGTTTATTGCATGTAGATATAAAATACATTGTTTGTCAGAGGTCCATAACCCTGACATTCACCCAGGTATATAGAATGTAGCAAACCAATCTACAGTATATTTCCGCATTGTCTCTCTTGTTGCCACTCGAGACGTTAGCAGATACACACACAATACTATCATTTATGGACTTGCATGCCTTAAGATCCAGAAAGTATGTCACCAGGTAGATTTATTTTACAGAAAATCCAGAATTTTTCTTAAGCGCAGCTTTCTCTACAAGCATCAAATGACTACACTTGCTTCAAGGATGAATGAAAGGACAAGAATGTCGAATATGAAATAGGATGAAGATGTTTGTAAGTGCTTAAAATGGAACAGATGACAGGCACAGAGATAGTAAGAAATCATTATAGAAGGGCATTTCATGGAAATCATGAAGCAAAAAGCACATGGCTGACATAATAAAACTCTTTCTTTAGCAAGATGTGATGAGCAGTAGTGTCTGCTGACGGGCAAAGTGAGTCTCATCAGCCAGGGTGCTTTTCCTTCATTGAATTAGGAAAATAAGACTATAATGCAACGTTCAGTAAAATCTTTAAAATTATTATGTTAACTTGCAACTCAGTAAACtgaatctgatgggaggatgtggCCTGGGAATGTTTTCCCCTAACCTAAAAGAAGTTGCCAAGAAACAGAATGCTTGCCATCATAAACATCTGATGGACTACCAGTACTATCAAACTAATATTACATAAATACAGCACCCTATGAAATGTTCCAAGGATGAAAGTGAAACCAtgtgcctctccagatgttgttagactacaactccccctAGTCCCAGCGAGTActgccaatggtcaagaatgatgggagttgtagtacagcaacatctggaggttctccattcctgcctTACACCAATAAGCTGACTAAATTTGTTCTTGGGCTTATGCTCATCTGACCAGATACTAAAGGAAATAAAGTGGGTCCATAATAAACGATTCCCTATGAGTAGTTCTCCAGGAGTACCTGCGAGTTCGAGGTGGCTTTGGTGGAGGTGAATCCTGTTTCTCAAGCTCTCCAGAACTGGCGGTATTTTCTGAGCCAACTTCGTCCTGTCAAGAACATTAAATCCCCAAAAGTTTTATTCAAAGGTTAAGAGAAACATCCACACAAAACCCAAAACATACACCAGCTTGGGATTGAGTTACTGTGCATATTGTGTTAAATGTGAGCACAAAGAAATACTCTATGAATGAATAGTATAATTTCACATGACTCAAATTTAATAGGGAGTTTTTCTAGTGTGACAATATAAAGGAATCAAAATTATAACCTACAACCCATTTGTTCTTCATATTCTCATCTGAATTATGTTTTATGAATATGAATAATGCCCAATAATGCCAAAAACAAGGGACCCAAATGCAATCAGTAAAAAGCAGGTCCTGGGTTAGGGAGGTGGCAACATTACAGCCTTGCTGTGAATGTGTGCGTTTCAACTTTGGGTGGGCTTCCCAAGGATCCCTGAGCTTTCCTTTGGATCTCTGCTGGCTATCCAAGCCTGTCCAGTGCTGATCCTTTCGATCTCAAATTTGGAAGTGGAAAAGATCACCACAGGGTGGAATTTGCAAGGAGGCTGGGTTATCCAGCTGAGCTACAAAGGAGGAGGCACAGGGATGCTCTCAGAGCACAGAAAAATTCTCCTGTTCTGCTGCTGGGATAAGCAACAGAAGGAAGCTTGCATTTTGAAAACTTTCCTTCAACACTTTAGCAGCAGTAGTGGGAGGTGGCAAAGGGGAGAAATAATTCTGTCTCCTCTTCTGTCTCCcccttgctgctgccaccactgctaaTGTAAACACACTGGGAGGGAGAGCAAGGGACTTTTGCCCCTTAAGGGAA
This region includes:
- the PTPN12 gene encoding tyrosine-protein phosphatase non-receptor type 12 isoform X1, which encodes MEQEEILRKFIQRVQAMKDTDHNGEDNFATDFMRLRRLSTKYRTEKIYPTVTGEKEENVKKNRYKDILPFDHSRVKLTLKTPPQDSDYINANFIKGVHGPKAYVATQGPLANTVIDFWRMIWEYNVAIIVMACREFEMGRKKCERYWPLYGEEGVSFGPFHISCEAEQVRTDYYIRTLLLAFQNETRRVYQFHYVNWPDHDVPSSFDSILDMISLMREYQEHEDVPICIHCSAGCGRTGAICAIDYTWNLLKAGKIPEEFNVFNLIQEMRTQRHSAVQTKEQYELVHRAIAQLFEKQLQKYESCANWKIADGLDEVGSENTASSGELEKQDSPPPKPPRTRSCLVEGDVKEEILQPPEPHPVPPILTPSPPSAYPTVTTVWQDNDRYHPKPVLHMVSSEHPTDLNENYNKSEEHPGKNEVSERVEKKLERNLSFEIKKVPLQEGPRSFDGNTLLNRGHAIKIKTGSSCAVDKTSKLQEQGSGDAPTDTFQNSCIECNMQPLNKAVTSSPEGHQGLVGSDPLQRPDCLPLKEKGHAMWSLQGTKNVQPTSTPEDTSPAVLCHGIKNLSVVSNSPSQIDAPSSESADHYHSGMLPVRVPLCFTNPLHSDDSDTDERNSDVSMTQSMSNVSTASATVSVAAGTENVSARKVLPMSIARQDASIIADKDAGVSEDPSSPPLPERTPESLVLAITTSPKAVILPRSAEWSFSQDQKPSDQPKCTGLKMATTQPDHPEIADKSQIDTIPQLPLSSPVTKRGPTPEVPVETTEIGFGNRCGKPRGPREPPSEWT